One region of Gemmatimonadaceae bacterium genomic DNA includes:
- the mnmG gene encoding tRNA uridine-5-carboxymethylaminomethyl(34) synthesis enzyme MnmG, producing MTVRLASPDLTALESTFDVLVIGGGHAGTEAAMAAARSGASVALVTGALEQIGQLSCNPAIGGIAKGTVVREVDALGGIIARATDLATVQFRMLNTGKGPAVWAPRAQCDRGLYRRAVRQLLEAQPNLTTIQGMVGQLLLDTSGTRVFGVETLEGRRFGARAVVLTTGTFGRGQMHIGTGTRVSGGRAGEASSTHLGAQLDAIGLTTERFKTGTPPRIDGRSVDVAALPRQESDIEVWDYSWSHFWRTPRRAGDVTRHPAQLPCYITHLDAPGTALIASHIAESAMYGGAISSRGPRYCPSVEDKIIRFPDAERHQLFLEPEGHDTHEMYVNGLSTSLPVGVQLAIMRTVKGLERVRMTRAGYAVEYDYYPPTQLDATLASRAIAGLWFAGQVNGTTGYEEAAGQGVIAGLNAARWVQEREPIILGRETSYIGVLVDDLVTRGVDEPYRLFTSRSEFRLTVRQDNAIARLAAIAIAAGVYSDGERAMAESRMAGVRVALQLADATSVTPEHAARLLAAADSAPLAHAVRASELAKRTGVSLHAVFLATGVGGDLPPDAVVGAELEIKYSGYFERERTRAARLRAMGAMPLAQDLDYLAIRTLSTEARQKLHAIRPRSLGQASQIPGISPSDLQNLLIELERQRRHAGDPTVTNSPGERLA from the coding sequence ATGACCGTCCGCCTCGCCTCCCCGGATCTCACCGCCCTCGAATCCACCTTTGACGTCCTCGTCATCGGTGGCGGTCACGCCGGTACGGAAGCCGCCATGGCGGCGGCACGATCCGGCGCCAGCGTGGCACTCGTGACGGGCGCCCTCGAGCAGATTGGTCAACTGTCGTGCAATCCGGCCATTGGCGGAATCGCCAAGGGCACGGTGGTTCGCGAGGTAGATGCGCTGGGCGGCATCATCGCGCGCGCCACCGACCTGGCAACCGTGCAGTTTCGCATGCTCAACACGGGGAAAGGCCCGGCCGTCTGGGCGCCACGCGCGCAGTGCGATCGCGGACTGTATCGGCGCGCGGTGCGACAGTTGCTGGAAGCACAGCCGAACCTGACCACCATTCAAGGCATGGTCGGTCAGTTGCTGTTGGACACCAGCGGTACACGCGTCTTCGGTGTGGAGACGCTGGAAGGGCGGCGATTCGGGGCGCGAGCGGTGGTCCTCACCACGGGAACCTTCGGGCGCGGCCAGATGCACATCGGTACGGGCACGCGCGTCAGCGGCGGTCGTGCTGGCGAGGCATCCTCCACCCATTTGGGCGCACAGCTCGATGCCATCGGACTCACCACCGAGCGCTTCAAGACTGGCACGCCGCCACGTATCGACGGCCGATCGGTCGATGTGGCGGCTTTGCCGAGGCAGGAAAGCGATATCGAAGTGTGGGACTACTCCTGGTCGCATTTCTGGCGCACCCCGCGTCGCGCCGGAGACGTGACGCGTCATCCGGCACAACTTCCCTGTTACATCACGCATCTGGACGCACCGGGTACCGCGCTGATCGCGTCACACATCGCCGAGTCGGCCATGTACGGTGGCGCCATCTCGTCACGCGGACCACGCTATTGCCCGAGTGTCGAAGACAAGATCATTCGTTTTCCTGACGCGGAGCGCCATCAGCTGTTCCTCGAGCCGGAAGGGCACGACACGCACGAGATGTACGTGAACGGGTTGTCGACCTCACTGCCCGTGGGTGTGCAACTGGCGATCATGCGCACCGTGAAGGGCCTCGAGCGCGTGCGCATGACGCGCGCCGGCTACGCCGTCGAATACGACTACTATCCGCCCACGCAACTCGACGCCACACTGGCCTCGCGCGCTATCGCCGGACTGTGGTTCGCGGGGCAGGTGAATGGCACGACCGGATACGAAGAGGCTGCCGGACAAGGGGTGATCGCCGGTCTCAATGCTGCACGCTGGGTGCAGGAGCGCGAACCGATCATCCTTGGACGGGAAACGAGCTACATCGGCGTGCTGGTGGACGATCTCGTCACGCGGGGCGTTGATGAGCCGTATCGGTTGTTCACCTCGCGCAGCGAGTTCCGGCTTACCGTGCGTCAGGACAATGCGATTGCCCGACTGGCGGCAATTGCCATCGCGGCGGGTGTCTATTCTGACGGCGAACGCGCCATGGCCGAATCACGTATGGCCGGCGTGCGGGTGGCACTGCAGTTGGCCGATGCAACCAGTGTCACGCCGGAACACGCCGCGAGGTTGCTTGCCGCCGCTGACTCGGCGCCGCTGGCGCATGCCGTGCGCGCCTCGGAGTTGGCCAAACGCACCGGCGTGTCGCTGCACGCGGTGTTTCTGGCCACTGGCGTGGGCGGCGACCTGCCGCCCGATGCGGTGGTCGGCGCTGAACTCGAGATCAAGTACTCCGGCTACTTCGAGCGCGAACGGACCCGCGCCGCGCGCCTGCGCGCAATGGGCGCCATGCCCCTCGCACAGGACCTGGACTATCTCGCCATCCGAACGCTGTCGACGGAAGCGCGCCAGAAGCTGCATGCCATTCGGCCACGGTCGCTGGGTCAGGCGTCCCAGATTCCGGGGATCAGCCCGTCCGACCTGCAGAATCTGCTGATTGAGCTCGAGCGGCAACGCCGTCACGCCGGCGACCCGACTGTCACCAATTCGCCGGGTGAACGTCTTGCATAA
- a CDS encoding glycosyltransferase family 2 protein, translating into MLLSLVIPVYNEAPHLRDVLERLRTVSWPCPVEYVLVDDCSRDGSWEIVEEYGKSHPLVAIRQPQNCGKGAALRRGFELASGDIIAVQDADFEYAPEDLVELVNAILRNRADIVYGSRYRKNSPNVHRTFHYAVNRLLTLTSNLLSGLYLSDMETCYKVFRAEILKPITLECNRFGFEPEITAKIAKLKVRVHEYPIQYFPRNYLEGKKINWKDGVAAVWFMLKFNLRGQNDPSLRNVPEKYRTAKRVRL; encoded by the coding sequence ATGTTACTCTCGCTGGTCATCCCCGTTTACAACGAAGCACCGCACCTTCGCGACGTGCTCGAGCGCCTGAGAACGGTGTCGTGGCCGTGTCCGGTGGAATACGTGCTGGTGGACGACTGCAGTCGCGACGGGTCGTGGGAAATCGTCGAGGAGTACGGCAAATCGCATCCGCTCGTCGCGATCCGGCAACCACAGAATTGTGGCAAGGGCGCCGCGCTGCGTCGCGGCTTCGAACTGGCCAGCGGTGATATCATCGCCGTCCAGGACGCCGATTTCGAGTATGCGCCGGAAGACCTGGTGGAATTGGTCAACGCGATCCTGCGCAATCGCGCCGACATCGTTTACGGCAGTCGCTATCGCAAGAACAGTCCCAATGTGCATCGGACGTTTCACTACGCCGTGAACCGGCTGCTGACCCTGACATCCAATCTGCTGAGCGGCCTTTACCTGTCGGACATGGAGACGTGCTACAAGGTCTTTCGCGCCGAGATTCTGAAACCGATCACCCTGGAGTGCAACCGCTTCGGATTCGAGCCGGAAATCACCGCCAAGATCGCCAAGCTCAAGGTCAGAGTGCACGAGTACCCGATTCAATATTTCCCGCGCAATTACCTCGAGGGCAAGAAGATCAACTGGAAGGATGGCGTGGCCGCCGTCTGGTTCATGCTGAAATTCAATCTCCGCGGGCAGAACGACCCGTCACTGCGCAACGTGCCGGAGAAATACCGAACCGCAAAGCGCGTGCGCCTGTAA